A genomic segment from Oncorhynchus clarkii lewisi isolate Uvic-CL-2024 chromosome 12, UVic_Ocla_1.0, whole genome shotgun sequence encodes:
- the LOC139421453 gene encoding protein outspread-like yields the protein MSGQKSANPCNKFQANIFYKSKCQNCFKSRELHLPTDHGKDQAKPIYGGWLCLAAEGTDFDNPIQRSRKWQRRFFILYEHGSMSFALDELTSTLPQGTVNMNLCTAVIDAEPKTGQRNALCIITPEQEFFIRGENKEIINGWSEQLVVYPRTYKQHQKKRRKVEPTTSQEPSPAKMAATEPSFSVMKSGDPCSSLWQGERPSGGPDVAPVWTVTDTDPLGLDETPAASSDSLTFDGSLRLSNGSCISSSVSSLDSVASKGTDTSSDSQPTEPTPYRDHPPANKNNRAERSCYNEPEKAGRSAVGEDLGQAGSRKGRSEARSNQREKLQSCGDLRPGQLTVPPSQRRAKSLDRRTSESVMTPDLLNFKKGWMMKLDKEDQWRKYWFVLSADSLRYYKDSFAEENSDLEGEIDLTKCHNVSEHQVQRNYGFQIHTQKCVFTLSAMTAGIRRNWIQALMKNVHPSNAPDVASLQVHHIPYSPSESLPLPKPDVTQDSSPSSEVPTERVQGPKQSCIRERRREGRSKTFDWAEFSPMALLASEQEVQQETKEPLRMEVGDLERKRRREERRRRYDSMLGFLVGWEMDCDRGGISPRSPRTHQRVQREIEQCWQQVERTAFRQEKTVPLYTESQGKDKEDMGILLETYHRRVEELKGQLAESDHRRLELEAHLSTALGRQNHASLPLEAPMCPEADLPSLKSLTDMYRETRELLQQQELKKQNIQEQLQEQLGLALSSAPLEKHSSPGTHPSPPPSIWLHDTEGNLQGLEDLFPDCPISVNTPVMSPTSDTELSSYSVPQNGSENRGPNLASETSSQTQFENGSHRQTSIPESHTKSCAWSPDSLSMGETQERANSVRIDNLLCCETPRPTEEYVDPDQAIVMRRLSQEVELLSSQNEALNQRNQEMLNQLTEADREIERLKAELITQYSGPQFLPEAEQHSQTKVEGLEKELHRRDEQLQEAQSLLASMDQRLKETEIQLQLREDTFKDLGFPAEEDDDDDDEEEEAGEENINTHHLGEKEQQHLQQCLQAMEAKQLELERQLQHTEQTCRELQAHNTQLREAERLYSQRAMEAEADIVRFNEEVEKERTVEKESGLRCSSEGKWQEEVILDSGEERVQQVMEGIRLMSRTLGRVVQVIDRSDMDVVKMPLDRKCVEVNKTVVRQLQLEEEFWGRLLNSLKVNPSQSNEDKLTDVILSQILEHMVVEKQTLLLAHSLFSHNKKDLNINTGGLERMNGCSSLRVLDIIGNIAGETGSEMKEEDDDERIWNVYNQHNDTDDFRHFTEITQERIFLLNQIASSVGASANDELQSLAQRLCHFHNVNEPRLASIHCTAMEAFSSYRLSRLNTLHKRQFQETQQGLLIASSPLMCSRCAGLLSENQQLGARQSDLERQGSSSVGLGLTPLRQGEHIDSQQTATQLLDTASEQKTETPAMNAAGKMEVESPNQGVTAVEEVCWVRRCAEVVEGDFLTNSIESSKIKVESRVDEVESRVDEVEKGIQEVDTDKEVEERSTTEPHEEANTVGEEELEIVLTSMRGRVKDLEEQLSVMANMKAEHDGRMASLQLKHKEDIEKLKATYEHGFVTMEESQQRIVEELQHRHQQDLQRLQLDTDRLLEEETAATITAIEAMKNAHRAELKREIQRACHENNPAGDVNLGEICRQHSEELVSCHRELEVLSQQYSLKCLESSHLGQALEAERQALCQCQQENQDLRTRNQELSGHLAAEITRLCSLAKQDAFPLSQERDVYELEISLRVKESEVQCLKQKITSLKDELQTAHRDKRYATETYKDIYTELSIMRAKAERDLGHLRENLRLAHKALGELSPAVDTANNECQGR from the exons CTGGAGTGAACAACTCGTCGTTTACCCACGGACCTATAAGCAGCATCAGAAGAAGAGACGTAAAGTAGAACCCACTACTTCCCAG GAGCCCAGCCCAGCAAAGATGGCTGCCACTGAGCCCAGTTTCTCAGTCATGAAAAGTGGTGACCCTTGCTCCAGCCTGTGGCAGGGAGAGCGGCCCAGTGGGGGTCCGGATGTGGCCCCTGTCTGGACTGTGACAGATACTGATCCCCTGGGCCTGGACGAGACCCCTGCAG CCTCCAGTGACTCCCTGACCTTTGACGGTAGTCTGCGGCTCTCCAACGGTTCCTGTATCAGTAGCTCTGTGAGTTCCCTGGACTCTGTGGCCAGCAAGGGGACTGACACCAGCAGCGACAGCCAGCCCACAGAGCCTACGCCATACAGAGACCACCCACCGGCCAACAAGAACAACAGGGCAGAGAGAAG CTGTTACAATGAGCCAGAGAAGGCTGGGAGGAGTGCTGTGGGAGAGGACCTGGGTCAGGCTGGATCCAGGAAGGGGAGGAGTGAAGCTCGCAGCAACCAGAGAGAG AAACTGCAGTCGTGTGGAGATCTACGCCCAGGTCAACTCACCGTCCCTCCTTCTCAGAGAAGAGCTAAGTCCCTGGACCGCAGGACCTCGGAGTCTGTCATGACT CCTGATTTGCTGAACTTCAAGAAAGGGTGGATGATGAAACTGGATAAGGAGGATCAG TGGAGGAAATACTGGTTTGTGCTATCAGCTGACAGTCTGAGGTACTACAAGGATTCTTTCGCAGAGGAG AACTCAGATCTGGAGGGGGAGATTGACTTGACCAAGTGTCATAATGTCTCAGAGCACCAGGTCCAGAGGAACTACGGCTTTCAGATCCAT ACCCAGAAGTGTGTCTTTACTCTGTCAGCCATGACTGCAGGGATACGGAGAAACTGGATCCAGGCCCTCATGAAGAATGTCCATCCATCTAACGCTCCTGATGTAGCCAG CTTGCAAGTCCATCACATCCCTTACAGCCCATCAGAGTCACTGCCCCTCCCTAAGCCAGACGTGACCCAggactcctccccctcctctgagGTCCCTACAGAGAGAGTCCAGGGGCCCAAACAGAGCTGCATCCGTGAGAGGAGACGCGAAGGGCGCTCCAAGACCTTTGACTGGGCTGAGTTCAGCCCTATGGCCCTGCTAGCCTCTGAGCAGGAGGTGCAGCAGGAGACAAAGGAGCCTCTTCGGATGGAGGTAGGGGacctggagaggaagaggaggcgagaggagaggaggaggaggtatgacaGCATGCTAGGCTTCCTTGTGGGCTGGGAGATGGACTGTGACAGAGGAGGTATCAGTCCCAGGTCACCCAGGACTCACCAGAGGGTACAGAGGGAGATTGAACAGTGCTGGCAGCAGGTGGAAAGGACTGCCTTTAGACAGGAGAAGACTGTTCCATTGTACACTGAGTCCCAGGGCAAGGATAAAGAGGATATGGGGATTCTACTGGAGACCTACCACAGGAGG GTAGAGGAGTTGAAAGGCCAGTTGGCAGAGTCAGACCATCGCAGGCTTGAGCTGGAGGCTCATTTGAGCACTGCATTAGGACGCCAGAATCATGCCTCCCTGCCG CTTGAGGCCCCAATGTGCCCAGAAGCTGATCTTCCCTCTTTGAAAAGCCTGACTGACATGTACAGGGAGACCAGAGAGCTCCTCCAGCAACAGGAGCTGAAGAAACAGAACATACAGGAGCAGCTCCAGGAGCAGCTTGGCCTGGCCCTGTCATCGGCCCCTCTGGAGAAACACAGCTCCCCTGGAACtcacccatcaccaccacccagcATCTGGCTACATGACACCGAGGGAAACCTCCAGGGGCTGGAGGATCTGTTCCCTGACTGCCCTATATCAGTAAACACACCTGTCATGTCACCAACCTCAGACACAGAACTCTCATCCTATTCTGTGCCTCAGAATGGAAGTGAGAACAGAGGGCCTAACTTGGCCAGTGAAACTAGCTCTCAGACACAGTTTGAAAATGGAAGCCATCGACAGACATCGATTCCAGAATCGCACACAAAAAGTTGTGCATGGAGCCCAGATTCACTGAGCATGGGGGAAACTCAGGAAAGAGCCAACAGCGTGAGAATAGACAACCTACTATGCTGTGAGACACCCAGACCCACGGAGGAGTACGTAGACCCAGACCAGGCCATCGTGATGAGGAGACTATCCCAGGAGGTAGAGCTGCTCAGCAGCCAGAACGAGGCCCTCAACCAGCGTAACCAGGAGATGCTCAACCAGctgacagaggcagacagagagatagagagactgaaAGCAGAGCTTATCACTCAGTACAGTGGGCCTCAGTTCCTCCCTGAGGCAGAGCAGCACAGCCAGACCAAAGTGGAAGGCCTGGAGAAGGAGCTGCACAGGAGAGATGAGCAGCTCCAGGAGGCCCAGTCCCTACTAGCCTCAATGGACCAGCGTCTgaaggagacagagatacagctgCAGCTCAGGGAGGACACTTTCAAAGACCTGGGCTTCCCAGCagaagaggatgatgatgatgatgatgaagaggaggaagctGGGGAAGAGAATATCAACACACACCACCTTGGAGAGAAGGAGCAGCAACACCTTCAACAGTGTCTGCAGGCCATGGAGGCCAAGCAATTAGAACTAGAGAGACAGCTCCAGCACACAGAACAGACCTGCAGGGAGCTGCAGGCCCACAACACACAACTCAGAGAGGCTGAGCGGTTGTACAGCCAGAGAGCCATGGAGGCAGAGGCTGACATCGTAAGGTTTAATGAGGAAGTAGAGAAGGAAAGGACGGTGGAGAAAGAAAGTGGATTAAGGTGTAGCAGTGAAGGCAAATGGCAGGAGGAAGTAATATTGGATTCAGGTGAAGAAAGGGTTCAGCAAGTGATGGAAGGGATAAGGTTGATGTCCAGAACCTTAGGGAGAGTAGTGCAGGTGATTGACAGGTCAGATATGGATGTGGTAAAGATGCCATTAGATAGAAAGTGTGTGGAGGTGAACAAGACAGTGGTCAGGCAGCTTCAGTTAGAGGAGGAGTTTTGGGGAAGGCTGTTGAACAGTTTGAAGGTCAACCCATCCCAGTCCAATGAGGATAAACTCACAGATGTGATTCTAAGTCAGATTTTAGAACACATGGTAGTGGAAAAGCAAACGCTCCTCCTAGCTCATAGTCTTTTTTCTCATAATAAGAAAGATTTAAACATAAACACTGGAGGCCTGGAAAGGATGAATGGATGCAGCTCTTTGAGAGTCCTGGACATCATTGGAAACATAGCAGGTGAAACAGGTTCAGAAATGAAAGAAGAAGATGATGATGAGAGGATATGGAATGTGTACAACCAGCATAATGACACCGATGACTTCCGACATTTCACAGagatcacacaggagagaatttTCCTGCTCAACCAAATCGCCTCCTCAGTCGGAGCCTCGGCCAATGACGAGCTCCAGTCCCTGGCACAAAGACTTTGTCATTTCCACAATGTAAATGAGCCCCGGTTAGCTTCCATACACTGCACCGCCATGGAAGCCTTCTCATCCTATCGTCTCAGTAGGCTTAACACTCTACACAAGAGACAATTTCAAGAGACTCAACAGGGACTGCTCATTGCTTCTTCTCCTTTGATGTGCAGCAGATGTGCTGGGCTGCTGAGTGAAAACCAGCAGCTTGGGGCCAGACAGTCAGAcctggagagacaggggagttCCTCAGTGGGATTAGGGTTGACCCCCCTGAGGCAGGGAGAACACATAGACTCACAGCAAACAGCCACACAGCTACTAGACACTGCAAGTGAGCAGAAGACAGAGACGCCTGCAATGAATGCTGCAGGTAAAATGGAGGTGGAAAGCCCAAACCAGGGAGTGACTGCAGTAGAGGAAGTGTGCTGGGTTAGAAGGTGTGCAGAGGTGGTGGAGGGTGACTTCCTGACCAACAGCATTGAGAGTTCAAAGATAAAGGTAGAGAGTAGGGTAGATGAGGTAGAGAGTAGGGTAGATGAGGTAGAGAAAGGAATCCAGGAAGTTGATACTGATAAggaagtagaggagaggagcactacTGAACCCCATGAAGAAGCAAACACTGTGGGGGAGGAGGAGCTGGAGATTGTGTTAACATCAATGAGAGGTCGTGTGAAGGATCTGGAGGAGCAGCTGTCTGTCATGGCCAACATGAAAGCAGAGCATGATGGGAGAATGGCATCTCTTCAGCTGAAACATAAGGAGGACATAGAAAAGCTAAAG GCCACATATGAGCATGGCTTTGTCACCATGGAGGAGTCCCAGCAGAGGATTGTGGAGGAACTGCAGCACAGACACCAGCAGGACCTGCAGCGTCTGCAgttagacacagacagactgctggaggaggagACGGCTGCTACTATCACAG CAATTGAAGCAATGAAGAACGCTCACCGTGCCGAACtcaagagagagatacagagggcaTGCCATGAAAACAACCCTGCAGGAGATGTGAATCTTGGAGAAATATGCAGGCAACACAG tgaggagCTGGTCTCCTGTCACAGggagctggaggtgttgtcccaGCAGTACTCTCTGAAGTGTCTGGAGAGCTCCCACCTGGGCCAGGCcctggaggcagagagacaggctctgtgtcagtgtcAGCAGGAGAACCAGGACCTCAGAACTCGCAACCAG GAGCTGAGTGGCCATCTTGCTGCAGAGATCACCAGACTTTGCTCTCTGGCCAAGCAGGACGCCTTCCCTCTTAGTCAGGAGAGAGATGTGTATGAGCTGGAG ATCTCCCTGCGTGTGAAGGAGTCAGAGGTGCAGTGCCTCAAGCAGAAGATCACCTCGCTCAAGGATGAACTCCAGACAGCCCACAGG GATAAGAGGTATGCAACAGAGACGTACAAGGACATCTACACAGAGCTAAGCATCATGAGGGCCAAGGCAGAGAGAGACCTGGGACATCTCAGGGAGAACCTGAGGTTGGCCCACAAAGCACTAGGAGAGCTCTCACCTGCAGTGGACACAGCTAATAATG AGTGTCAAGGAAGATAA
- the LOC139421454 gene encoding transcription factor 20-like, with the protein MELSSQDPHPMALDLSKRCGKSHLNPRTTEVLDLMKKPSWHSITDDHVSMPCMQLLSEKTLTDTGVRLSYGTRTCVRSPLLHNGMDRSLRDSGLYEPHPTESLNAESPISESIEGDESQSDSDVILLVSSSKEAPSPQDYLDRGSVSPLVDSPSPGAVSLGEAKGCFLLPQTLSSPSHDNTYSEDSSESTEEMSVNAKPVLNLSELAAVYGKYVRSPVDISSDDSDVIEVPITNEKKKIRSLPVDVQNEKRLTGEASNVVKKSLSPHPRTIQPGVSAQKLTNNVTRHHSKLHTKNSSRILPKEHSGDTMDSKEKSSSSEDESWLQPTVYLYRCVVESDDSDVDRRTVRQDPSESLRSFRRPQRGSSPATESRTKATHVEDTQQEWTKPSSPRSKRSGTKQKTHQRSPAKQASSSRKAAASKTKRRREKHKQAGSSSMFSHEEAEIKLKYANYKQDKRASKSEDFCPFVHMEQREYSACTVINDQQEEKDVRRNKGQQQQPTVSLSGVVPKTSCYRLGRLSSKSKCQPLMVCCLCGGSANAVGLGDLHGPYYPTGPALEEQGKQQAQREEYKDSKLSVDCKIGLCGQVGENGLHELSNVPRVEAVVDDCCITVSDSESSTLPSAKKLRTNGCVVDGHSLPMVPHNTNECWIHEDCGIWSTGVFLVKGKLYGLEEAVRFAQETVCSTCHAAGATMGCFQKGCPNKYHYCCAAQSGCVLNEENFSMRCPKHKNKSFRGVNMPENR; encoded by the exons ATGGAGCTGTCGTCTCAAGACCCTCATCCTATGGCTTTGGATCTCTCAAAGAGATGTGGGAAGAGTCATCTGAATCCCAGGACCACAGAGGTTCTGGACCTGATGAAGAAGCCCAGCTGGCACAGCATCACTGATGACCACGTGTCTATGCCCTGCATGcagctcctctctgagaaaaCACTAACAGACACAGGCGTCAGACTTTCCTACGGGACTAGGACTTGTGTTCGCTCCCCCCTTTTACATAATGGTATGGACAGAAGCTTACGGGACTCAGGGTTGTACGAGCCACACCCTACAGAAAGTCTAAATGCAGAGAGCCCCATTTCTGAAAGTATTGAGGGAGACGAGAGCCAGAGTGACTCTGATGTCATTTTGCTTGTTTCCAGTTCTAAGGAAGCACCCTCACCTCAGGACTATTTAGACAGGGGATCTGTTAGTCCCTTAGTGGATTCTCCATCCCCTGGCGCTGTCTCTTTGGGTGAAGCTAAAGGTTGTTTTCTACTGCCCCAGACACTGAGTTCCCCCAGTCATGACAATACATATTCAGAGGATTCATCTGAAAGCACAGAGGAGATGTCAGTGAATGCAAAACCTGTTCTTAACCTGTCGGAATTAGCTGCTGTTTATGGGAAATATGTCAGGTCTCCCGTGGATATCTCAAGTGATGATAGTGATGTCATTGAAGTTCCCATCACCAATGAAAAGAAAAAGATTCGCAGTTTACCTGTTGATGTTCAAAATGAGAAAAGGCTGACAGGTGAAGCTAGTAATGTTGTAAAAAAAAGCCTTTCTCCACATCCTAGAACAATACAGCCTGGGGTCAGCGCTCAGAAACTCACCAACAATGTCACTCGCCATCATTCAAAATTACATACCAAAAACTCAAGTAGAATATTACCCAAGGAACATTCTGGCGACACAATGGACTCAAAAGAGAAGTCATCTAGTTCAGAGGATGAGTCTTGGTTACAGCCAACTGTCTACCTGTACAGGTGTGTAGTAGAATCTGATGACTCTGATGTGGACCGTCGGACAGTTCGACAGGACCCCTCTGAGAGCCTACGTTCCTTTAGAAGGCCACAGAGAGGATCATCACCTGCTACAGAGTCAAGGACCAAGGCCACACATGTGGAAGACACCCAACAGGAGTGGACAAAGCCCTCTTCACCCAGGAGCAAAAGGTCAGGAACCAAGCAGAAAACCCACCAGAGAAGCCCAGCAAAGCAGGCCTCAAGTAGTAGAAAAGCAGCAGCAAGTAAAACAAAAcggaggagggagaaacacaaACAAGCCGGCTCATCCTCCATGTTCTCCCATGAAGAGGCAGAAATCAAGCTGAAATATGCAAACTACAAACAGGACAAAAGGGCCAGTAAATCAGAGGACTTTTGCCCTTTTGTGCACATGGAGCAGAGGGAGTACTCTGCTTGTACAGTGATCAACGATCAGCAGGAGGAGAAGGATGTGAGGCGGAACAAAGGACAGCAACAACAACCAACTGTGTCTTTGTCTGGTGTCGTTCCTAAGACGTCTTGTTATCGTCTGGGTCGCCTCAGCTCAAAGAGTAAGTGTCAGCCCCTAATGGTGTGCTGCCTGTGTGGTGGGTCTGCTAATGCTGTGGGCCTAGGGGACCTACACGGACCTTACTATCCAACTGGACCTGCTTTGGAGGAACAAGGCAAACAGCAGGCCCAGAGGGAAGAATACAAGGACAGTAAACTGTCTGTAGATTGTAAGATAGGCCTATGTGGTCAGGTAGGGGAGAATGGGTTACATGAACTGAGCAATGTGCCTAGAGTAGAGGCTGTAGTTGATGACTGCTGCATCACAGTCAGTGATAGTGAAAGCTCCACATTGCCTTCAGCCAAAAAGCTCAGAACAAATGGCTGCGTGGTGGACGGCCACAGTCTGCCTATGGTGCCCCACAACACCAATGAATGCTGGATCCACGAGGACTGTGGCATATGGTCCACAGGTGTTTTCTTGGTTAAAGGAAAGCTCTACGGCTTGGAGGAGGCTGTTCGGTTCGCCCAAGAAACA GTGTGTTCAACATGCCACGCAGCAGGTGCAACCATGGGCTGCTTCCAGAAAGGGTGCCCCAATAAGTACCACTACTGCTGTGCAGCTCAGTCAG GCTGTGTGCTTAACGAGGAAAACTTCTCCATGAGATGTCCAAAGCACAAG AATAAATCATTCAGAGGTGTGAACATGCCAGAAAACAGATGA